From Microbacterium rhizosphaerae:
TGTGCGCTCGACGCCGAGAGCGTGGCCGCCGGCGTCGAACAGGGCGGACTTGATGTCGGTCCCGCCGACGTCGAACGCGAGGATCGGCCGGCCGTCGCCGAGCGAGAGAGTCATGGTTCGAGAATGACAGAACGGGTGAGCGAGCGGGGCTCGTCGGGGTTCAGGCCCTTGGCGCGGGCGCGCTCGAGTGCGACGCGCTGTGCACGCACGAGTTCGGCGAGCGGATGCAGCGACCCCTGCTCGAATCGTGCCCCGGTCGCCGCGACCTGCTGTGCGAGGCCCTCGGGCGCGTCGCCGAACTGCCAGGTGACGCGGCCGGGCGCGGCGATCGAGATGGGCCCGTGGCGGTACTCCATCGCGGGGTACGACTCGGTCCAGGACTGGGATGCCTCGCGCATCTTCAGCGCCGCTTCGTGGGCGAGGCCCACCGTCCAGCCCTGCCCGAGGAACGTGTACTGCTCGGCGCCGACGAGCTCCGGGTCGAGCTCCTCGGCGATGGCTCGCTCGGCATCCGCGATCGCGGGCGCGAGGTCGACGCCGAGCGAGGAGAGCAT
This genomic window contains:
- a CDS encoding SIS domain-containing protein is translated as MARELASQPETWARVAGLDAVRAGMPAAGRRVAIVGCGTSWFMGQSYAAARESLGLGETDAFAASEAFVVDRHYDDVVLLSRSGTTTEILELADRLTGRVSTIGIVGDASSPLVSAVDRPLLLPFADEQSVVQTRFATTALALMLSSLGVDLAPAIADAERAIAEELDPELVGAEQYTFLGQGWTVGLAHEAALKMREASQSWTESYPAMEYRHGPISIAAPGRVTWQFGDAPEGLAQQVAATGARFEQGSLHPLAELVRAQRVALERARAKGLNPDEPRSLTRSVILEP